In Synergistota bacterium, one genomic interval encodes:
- the rplK gene encoding 50S ribosomal protein L11, giving the protein MAKKVVAEVKLLIPAGKATPAPPVGPALGQYGVNIMEFCKAFNAATSSQAGMTVPVVVTIYSDRSFTFVLKTPPASVLLKKAAGIEKGSSEPNRNKVGRITKAQLREIAQIKMPDLNTNDITAAMKIVEGTARSMGIEIIEG; this is encoded by the coding sequence TTGGCAAAAAAGGTTGTAGCTGAAGTTAAACTTCTTATACCTGCTGGAAAAGCTACGCCTGCTCCGCCAGTGGGGCCAGCTCTTGGTCAGTATGGTGTTAATATAATGGAGTTTTGTAAGGCCTTTAATGCTGCCACATCAAGTCAAGCAGGTATGACTGTACCTGTAGTTGTGACCATCTACTCTGATAGAAGTTTTACTTTTGTGCTTAAGACCCCGCCAGCATCAGTCTTGCTCAAAAAAGCAGCGGGGATCGAGAAGGGTTCTAGTGAGCCTAATAGGAACAAAGTAGGTAGAATTACAAAGGCTCAGTTAAGAGAAATAGCTCAAATAAAGATGCCCGATTTGAATACTAATGACATTACGGCTGCTATGAAAATAGTCGAGGGAACTGCAAGGAGTATGGGTATAGAAATAATAGAAGGTTAA
- the nusG gene encoding transcription termination/antitermination protein NusG, which translates to MDGKKEKKWYAVHTYVGYENRVKANLEQRIETMGMEDKIFKVLVPIEQRVSIKGGKKKITKRKVFPGYVLIEMILDEQSYFVVRNTPGVTGFVGSGGNPVPLNDEEVKSILQQIGIEEKKQIKIDLEPGETVKIVDGPFEGSVGIVKEINSEKGKVKVLLNVFGRETPVEIDFMQLEKM; encoded by the coding sequence ATTGATGGAAAAAAGGAGAAGAAATGGTATGCGGTTCATACCTATGTAGGATATGAGAATAGAGTCAAGGCTAATTTGGAGCAGAGGATAGAGACTATGGGAATGGAAGATAAAATATTTAAAGTTCTTGTTCCTATTGAGCAGAGGGTTAGTATAAAGGGAGGTAAAAAGAAGATAACAAAGAGAAAGGTTTTTCCGGGCTATGTTTTAATAGAGATGATATTGGATGAGCAATCTTATTTTGTTGTTAGGAATACTCCGGGGGTAACGGGATTTGTGGGATCAGGTGGAAATCCGGTACCTTTAAACGATGAAGAAGTGAAGTCCATTCTGCAACAAATAGGTATAGAGGAGAAGAAACAGATTAAGATAGATCTTGAGCCTGGTGAGACAGTTAAGATAGTAGACGGTCCTTTTGAGGGTTCAGTGGGTATTGTTAAAGAGATTAACTCGGAGAAAGGTAAGGTAAAGGTTCTTTTAAATGTTTTTGGAAGAGAAACACCGGTAGAGATCGATTTCATGCAGTTAGAAAAGATGTAG
- the secE gene encoding preprotein translocase subunit SecE, producing the protein MERFISFLREAWAELKKVTWPSRKQVMYATLTVIVVVMLVSVYLGLVDIFCTWVMGKLLR; encoded by the coding sequence ATGGAGAGGTTTATATCTTTTTTAAGAGAAGCTTGGGCGGAGCTTAAAAAAGTAACTTGGCCATCGAGGAAGCAAGTTATGTATGCTACGCTGACTGTTATAGTAGTTGTCATGCTTGTTTCTGTATATCTTGGTTTAGTAGATATATTTTGTACATGGGTAATGGGTAAACTGTTGAGGTGA